A genomic window from Tenebrio molitor chromosome X, icTenMoli1.1, whole genome shotgun sequence includes:
- the LOC138140493 gene encoding uncharacterized protein isoform X3, with protein MFSCLWQLRDWLDPTSMENKKGTYQSAPVTQSNEIPQNEALPKHSHQHNTAPQHLRLLQYGLKIPNHQHSQLNQSHPHQQLNSPLHFHMHQQVQYQHRHIQPPSQQLNNVNFLQNSQPYVHQHQQTNNQNFYQMNQPPPLHPHTQITQNSPQIWVPHQPPIHYHHQQSKAEAQKKNVQQQPQQQQPSPPPKPKDGLEKKKSNNIPQLRSPSAKRPLEAPVTMQGWLHKQGSEGLMLWKKRWFVLSEYCLFYYKSSEEEKLLGSILLPSYKVSICGPEDKVNKKYAFKCEHANMRTYILAADSQELMLQWIRVLNLACLLQSNLETDQQTGPSVPSIYNQSTENSDSGFHQQFHQNQNSRTTPVHMHSSSNTTDLSNPSQQELSQYNQPLYANAPPKPRRLNDGGYSSPSSDVLERYSNPQNVQTVPIMRAVPKSPVNIYGHVHLTSQSPQPEYVHHRPKHEYVFAPTREMQNIPQNMERRTPDTYGRSKLNPAKSRHPTDYEDVYADQVMYKRPLSPIAYSHVKKTTPVVNPSYRSYTPVHMLGPKDMMQYSIPQMRKSPVTIARPHSADFLEYELNHRHLNSNALTRQQPRPKSSLDINRNTNDNDNYFYSEERYAEKMRKSAQYLPKMPKYYPASNEQRKPVPNKYSENENNFVLMRSNTQPIDFNNLQISEMQPVRSRSVLSEGSLSKEVDADLRCTRQHGREPISPAFPNRQEMYNYDEMRNREYEQFTRSASARLTQNQSISQGEGKPMSREGDKKREESMKRLLEWKQRMLQSPLNRKAQSHRVYSGRPDFYSKNQENEYMFKNENIYQEGRRSVNNLPQYNSYSSDDEENEEGSKENVRSQAGRTLDTFPNNSESLTPAHITSITVFNTLKEPDKPLTHSDTMHDTTQYTDKSSEEFKESEIACEDSTFTKPLVQFNKESSNMAHVSSLRAEYSDKFEPSPIVTEIKSNGALVKSILAEFEKKSSSPDKLEDPPSTPIRDSEIGPEENYMTMTPKKNILEPRLSTNSDATVIFNELEENPYVEMTHNLEMSFLGNSDFTEHQPYEMVCFNEGKFEPVYMELKYTEKISTGKSELPDIIVPPKMKRSKIGGDKSDSSDADDEASKDLDSLDTPSNPRFSLSDNFRPASYYLGASQTVPEFQDSSDSELVSPPPIPTSPPPLEDLDNTDESISTNQCNRNSDQYFTSRHLKGNGQLTLESKKQNLSLSILKDQDSSSVCSADTERRFSSRLSQNSDSDVELRIPLSRSLDYERMLKRRPVSEEFCDELDSMDGNFNDSADLDKYLTHLQINNLTDPTIQNERKFHEYENLCISRYRQKMDKNTPENASCASQDLNLSQNMTDSNDRQSILSSDDYTQKGRPESSASTSAEICGFLQGSNRSTPSIRISSSLSAQEVPITSSYFSDRRDMSSNSSFSQPAPYYYSDLSMNASNTDSTSTILTLNNQRGTMNGSKRDITRIINPIKCNSHLRSDPQASHRNIIDNTFKLAAEARSASVDFLNLTDKSGHIDKKNIYESDTLKRLKVSESAGNTQSDPEMRNLYPSRKIHKFNSIEIVNNETNVRRSHSLEGLLENVLSENVDTPNDSSFIIDNTASDNTEGSYLWEEDSIWRERLRSASQRHTKSMDDLDSIGEGKKVQKKSPRGITRGATYVNDNIYNMPLQNKSKETEGKNESSNNGIKKEGSFIIDREKLRQWDLLSSAPSDDQLSTITASQEPRGNNTVLEIGDGSTCEPVESINTQQAASGSISINTRDTFPKAISAKRIWTPNSQTLQSRSVTNLTRANDHENFMPHQQGYYLTQGPPQHDVCMDNTHSHKVRKENWSLNGKMNVSAGELLGRTHEELVLLLIQLRRQNSNTLQAIENCYNEIDTIQAQLHGSLLNQAKRLENLQKLEQIKQHLIELEKQYEKGKPLVNLVDNMVKLGSLYRSPNERNLLTPHIKDRLEFNQQIQERRLLAEERRDWNRLNPNHLQLQEKVQQLYQLDRLIQEESGTLQNLQQDKEDIERALGGLRHRLNKGFNDPAEIEEARKQQANLENELSRVHLMLAQNSKKLEETVAGNARLEQELLILKQKLQISRQQRSSPQFSNAGDSLPCAMGTSAMLESDLQRVQQKVGDLQKQRQELSMQVRQLTDRSNNLQQQIKHSPSSVTQTNQNVSNKKKVNSLWRETDLDTMNIIDHGDSWDNQVSNHASVTPLYINTDMKQSESDLYNRSLKSSDSASDDAVQNLNLTSHEKQEIKTVRIVKRESERRQRDREKSTTGKWDALLEEDNSSQNSSILFAPAPVQKTQSATNMMSPTFETDKSSGILSRQSSLSSSSLPQVYSDGVASSSVDGSLDKSLELSPIFKSEAARQIITEMSIQDAPKYTNRRAVPKEKRRHYTAPHNNLIMKSLNQLPTVDNGFDKIVVNDRRARDDLDMERALRQRIDAPDVVRSTLSSKELKYNESTIDNILGTPNKISIPERYIPEQLPQLSAEEQEHRLRKVESIKKMLSDAAIISSSSSNLASDEKKFNKTPNSVTNKATSKMIEEKKQREHLLQLNQILAKQVMEMSKIVAVKALATLPLQPQQINTDEEDSSPVTPLPLYQQRDNFYS; from the exons CCAAAAGACGGTTTGGAGAAAAAGAAGTCTAATAATATTCCACAGTTGAGGTCGCCTTCGGCTAAGAGACCATTAGAAGCTCCGGTTACCATGCAGGGGTGGTTACACAAACAGGGATCTGAAGGGTTGATGTTGTGGAAAAAACGGTGGTTTGTTTTGTCGGAGTATTGtctattttattacaaaa GTTCGGAGGAGGAAAAACTGTTAGGTTCAATTTTGCTTCCGTCTTACAAAGTTTCGATTTGTGGGCCCGAAGACaaagtcaataaaaaatatgccTTTAAATGTGAACATGCCAATATGCGAACTTATATATTAGCAGCCGATTCACAAGAATTAATGTTGCAGTGGATTCGCGTTCTTAATTTAGCTTGTCTTTTACAAAGTAATTT agaaacgGATCAACAAACCGGTCCTTCAGTGCCATCTATTTATAATCAATCGACCGAAAATTCGGATTCTGGTTTCCACCAACAGTTCCACCAAAATCAGAATTCGAGAACGACACCTGTCCACATGCACTCCTCGAGTAACACCACCGACTTAAGTAATCCGAGTCAGCAGGAACTGAGTCAATATAACCAGCCCCTGTACGCAAACGCGCCCCCTAAACCGAGGCGTTTGAACGACGGCGGCTACTCGTCGCCTAGTTCTGACGTTCTAGAGAGATACTCGAATCCACAGAATGTTCAGACGGTACCGATCATGCGGGCCGTCCCCAAGTCTCCGGTCAACATCTACGGACACGTGCACCTCACTTCGCAATCGCCGCAGCCAGAATACGTACACCACCGTCCAAAACACGAATACGTGTTCGCACCCACGCGAGAAATGCAAAATATACCTCAGAACATGGAACGAAGAACACCAGACACTTACGGCCGTTCCAAGCTGAATCCTGCGAAGTCGCGCCACCCCACGGACTACGAGGACGTCTACGCGGATCAAGTCATGTACAAACGGCCGCTAAGTCCTATAGCTTATAGTCACGTTAAGAAAACAACCCCTGTTGTCAACCCCTCGTACAGGTCCTACACTCCGGTTCACATGTTGGGCCCCAAGGACATGATGCAGTATTCCATTCCGCAGATGAGGAAGTCTCCGGTGACGATCGCGAGACCCCACAGCGCAGACTTTCTGGAGTATGAACTGAACCATCGCCACCTAAACTCCAACGCTTTAACCAGACAACAGCCGCGGCCTAAATCTAGCCTGGATATTAACAGGAACACGAACGACAATGACAACTATTTTTATTCGGAGGAACGGTACGCCGAGAAAATGAGGAAATCGGCGCAGTACTTGCCGAAAATGCCTAAATATTACCCCGCCTCGAACGAACAAAGAAAACCTGTACCTAATAAATATTCTGaaaacgaaaataattttgttttaatgagGTCGAACACTCAACCGATTGACTTCAACAACTTGCAAATTAGCGAAATGCAGCCTGTTCGAAGTCGGAGTGTGCTCAGCGAGGGGTCGTTGTCTAAAGAAGTGGATGCCGATTTGAGATGTACCAGGCAACATGGAAGAGAACCGATTAGTCCCGCTTTTCCGAACAGACAAGAGATGTATAATTATGACGAGATGAGGAATAGGGAATACGAACAGTTTACTCGATCGGCGAGTGCTCGATTGACGCAGAATCAATCAATCAGTCAAGGCGAAGGAAAACCCATGTCGAGAGAGGGAGACAAGAAG CGGGAAGAATCAATGAAACGCTTACTCGAATGGAAGCAAAGAATGTTGCAGTCCCCCTTAAACAGAAAAGCTCAGAGTCACAGAGTTTATTCTGGAAGGCCTGATTTTTATAGTAAAAATCAGGAAAACGAATAtatgtttaaaaatgaaaatatttatcaagAAGGAAGGAGGTCTGTGAACAATTTGCCACAGTATAATAGTTATTCTTCAGACGACgaag AAAATGAGGAGGGAAGCAAAGAAAATGTGCGATCACAGGCAGGACGGACCTTGGACACATTTCCGAATAATTCTGAATCACTTACACCTGCACATATCACTTCTATCACTGTGTTTAATACTCTGAAGGAACCTGATAAGCCATTAACCCATTCTGACACAATGCATGATACTACACAGTACACAGATAAATCGTCTGAAGAATTCAAAGAAAGCGAAATTGCCTGTGAAGATAGCACATTTACAAAGCCCTTAGTACAATTTAACAAAGAATCGTCAAATATGGCGCACGTGTCTAGTTTACGCGCAGAATACTCTGATAAATTCGAACCCAGTCCCATTGTTACCGAAATCAAAAGTAACGGAGCGCTAGTCAAGAGTATATTGGCAGAATTCGAAAAGAAATCTTCCTCACCCGACAAACTCGAAGATCCCCCGTCGACCCCCATCAGAGACTCCGAAATTGGCCCCGAAGAAAACTACATGACGATGACACCTAAAAAGAACATTTTGGAACCCCGACTCAGCACGAACAGCGACGCGACCGTCATTTTCAACGAATTGGAAGAGAACCCATACGTGGAAATGACCCACAACcttgaaatgtcatttttgggCAACTCCGACTTCACCGAACACCAACCGTACGAGATGGTTTGCTTCAACGAAGGAAAATTCGAACCGGTTTACATGGAACTCAAATACACGGAGAAGATTTCGACTGGCAAAAGCGAACTGCCAGACATAATTGTTCCTCCTAAAATGAAGAGATCGAAAATTGGTGGTGACAAATCAGACAGTTCGGACGCCGATGACGAAGCGTCCAAAGATTTGGACTCTTTGGACACTCCGAGCAATCCTAGATTCAGTTTGTCGGATAATTTTCGGCCAGCTTCGTACTACTTAGGGGCTAGCCAGACCGTTCCAGAATTCCAGGACAGCTCAGATAGCGAGCTCGTCTCTCCACCACCCATACCCACGTCGCCGCCTCCTTTGGAAGATCTGGACAATACAGACGAAAGCATCTCGACAAATCAGTGCAACAGAAATTCGGACCAATACTTCACCAGCAGACACTTGAAAGGAAACGGACAGTTAACCTTAGAGAGCAAGAAACAAAATCTGTCTTTGAGTATCTTGAAAGATCAGGACAGTTCGTCAGTTTGCAGCGCAGATACCGAGCGGAGATTTAGCAGTAGACTTTCGCAAAACAGCGACTCCGACGTAGAACTGCGCATACCGCTCTCTAGAAGTCTAGATTACGAGAGAATGCTGAAGAGACGTCCCGTTTCTGAAGAATTTTGCGACGAATTGGACTCTATGGACGGCAACTTTAACGACAGCGCCGATTtggataaatatttaacacaCTTACAAATCAATAACTTGACCGACCCCACGATCCAAAACGAACGCAAGTTCCACGAATACGAGAATTTGTGTATCAGTAGATATCGAcagaaaatggacaaaaacacTCCCGAAAACGCGTCCTGTGCGAGTCAGGACCTAAATCTGAGTCAAAATATGACAGATTCGAATGACAGACAGTCAATCCTGTCGAGTGATGATTACACTCAGAAAGGACGACCTGAGAGTAGTGCTTCTACTTCTGCTGAAATCTGTGGCTTTCTGCAAGGGTCCAATCGTTCAACTCCCAGCATAAGAATCAGTAGTTCTTTGAGCGCCCAAGAAGTGCCAATTACATCGTCTTACTTCTCAGACCGTAGAGATATGTCTTCGAATTCGTCATTCAGTCAACCTGCTCCGTACTACTATTCTGATTTGTCCATGAACGCTTCAAATACAGACAGCACTTCCACCATACTGACTTTGAATAATCAGAGAGGTACAATGAACGGTAGCAAAAGAGATATAACTCGAATAATCAATCCGATAAAGTGTAACAGCCACCTACGCAGCGATCCTCAAGCTTCTCACAGAAACATCATCGACAACACGTTTAAACTGGCTGCGGAGGCTCGATCAGCGTCTGTAGATTTTCTGAATTTGACGGACAAATCGGGACACATAGATAAGAAGAATATCTACGAATCTGACACTTTGAAGCGTTTGAAGGTGTCAGAATCTGCGGGGAACACTCAGTCGGACCCGGAAATGCGGAATTTGTATCCATCGCGCAAAATCCATAAATTCAACAGCATCGAAATTGTGAACAACGAAACGAATGTTCGACGGTCGCACTCTTTGGAGGGTTTGTTGGAGAACGTTCTGAGCGAAAACGTGGACACCCCAAACGACTCGAGTTTCATAATCGACAACACAGCTTCGGACAACACCGAAGGTAGTTATTTGTGGGAGGAAGATTCGATATGGCGAGAGAGATTGAGGTCGGCGAGTCAAAGACATACGAAGTCGATGGATGACTTGGACAGCATCGGGGAGGGTAAGAAAGTGCAGAAGAAGTCTCCAAGAGGTATCACCAGAGGTGCCACTTATGTCAATGATAATATCTACAACATGCCGCTGCAGAATAAATCAAAAGAAACTGAAGGAAAGAATGAAAGTAGTAACAATGGGATTAAAAAAGAGGGGAGTTTTATTATCGATAGAGAGAAGCTCAGACAGTGGGATTTGCTGTCGAGTGCGCCTTCAGATGATCAATTGTCGACAATTACGGCTTCACAGGAACCGAGGGGTAATAACACGGTGCTAGAAATAGGTGATGGGAGTACTTGTGAACCAGTTGAAAGTATCAACACTCAGCAAGCAG CGTCAGGTTCAATATCTATAAATACCCGAGACACTTTTCCGAAAGCAATTTCCGCTAAAAGAATATGGACTCCAAATTCGCAAACACTGCAGTCACGCTCTGTGACGAATTTGACGAGAGCCAACGACCACGAAAATTTTAT GCCACACCAGCAGGGGTATTACTTAACTCAAGGACCACCTCAGCACGATGTATGTATGGATAACACTCACTCGCATAAAGTTAGGAAA GAAAATTGGTCGTTAAACGGTAAAATGAACGTCTCGGCTGGTGAATTGCTCGGTAGGACGCACGAAGAACTCGTTTTGCTTTTAATTCAGTTGCGTAGGCAAAATTCCAACACATTGCAAGCTATAGAAAATTGCTATAATGAAATCGATACGATTCAG GCACAGTTACACGGATCATTATTAAATCAAGCAAAACGAttagaaaatttacaaaagttAGAACAGATTAAACAGCACTTGATAGAGCTAGAAAAACAA TACGAAAAAGGCAAGCCTTTAGTAAACCTTGTCGATAATATGGTAAAATTGGGTTCACTGTATAGATCACCGAACGAACGTAATTTGCTGACGCCTCACATCAAAGACCGTTTAGAATTCAACCAACAAATCCAAGAGCGTCGTCTCTTAGCCGAAGAAAGACGCGACTGGAACAGATTAAATCCTAATCACTTACAGCTGCAAGAGAAAGTTCAGCAGCTCTACCAGCTGGATCGGTTGATACAAGAAGAATCTGGAACCTTACAAAACCTTCAACAAGACAAAGAGGACATCGAAAGAGCTTTAGGCGGTCTGAGGCATCGTTTAAACAAAGGATTCAATGATCCCGCCGAAATCGAAGAGGCGAGAAAACAACAAGccaatttagaaaatgaacTAAGCAGGGTACACTTGATGTTAGCTCAAAATTCGAAGAAACTTGAAGAGACTGTTGCTGGAAACGCAAGACTGGAACAAgagttgttaattttaaaacaaaaactacaAATTTCAAGGCAACAAAGAAGTTCGCCACAATTCTCAAATGCCG gtGATAGTTTGCCCTGTGCGATGGGAACTAGTGCCATGTTAGAATCGGATTTACAACGAGTTCAGCAGAAAGTTGGAGATTTACAGAAGCAACGACAAGAACTTAGCATGCAAGTCAGACAACTTACTGATCGGTCGaataatttgcaacagcaGATTAAACATTCACCCTCGTCGGTTACACAAACTAACCAAA ACGTGAGTAATAAGAAGAAAGTGAATTCGTTGTGGCGCGAAACCGATCTAGACACGATGAATATAATAGATCACGGCGATTCTTGGGACAATCAAGTCAGTAATCACGCTTCCGTGACTCCCCTGTACATAAATACTGACATGAAGCAGTCCGAATCGGATCTGTACAATCGTAGTTTAAAATCAAGCGATTCCGCAAGTGATGACGCTGTCCAAAACTTGAATTTAACCTCGCACGAGAAGCAGGAGATTAAAACCGTACGCATAGTGAAACGAGAATCGGAAAGGCGACAAAGAGACCGAGAGAAGAGCACCACTGGCAAGTGGGACGCCCTTTTGGAAGAAGACAACTCTTCGCAGAACTCGAGCATCTTGTTCGCGCCTGCTCCTGTCCAAAAGACCCAAAGCGCAACGAACATGATGTCCCCGACGTTCGAAACGGACAAAAGCAGCGGTATTTTGAGCAGGCAGAGTTCGCTGTCCAGCTCCAGTTTACCCCAGGTGTACTCCGACGGAGTGGCGAGTTCGAGCGTCGACGGCAGTCTCGACAAGTCGCTGGAGTTGTCGCCGATTTTCAAGAGCGAAGCCGCGCGTCAGATCATAACAGAAATGTCGATTCAAGATGCTCCGAAATATACGAACAGACGGGCGGTTCCAAAGGAGAAACGACGCCACTACACTGCCCCCCACAACAACTTGATCATGAAGAGTTTGAATCAGTTGCCCACGGTCGACAATGGCTTCGACAAGATCGTTGTCAATGACAGGAGGGCCAGGGACGATCTGGACATGGAGAGGGCTCTCAGGCAGCGAATCGATGCGCCCGATGTCGTTCGGTCCACGCTGAGCAGCAAGGAACTGAAATATAATGAAAGTACCATTGATAATATTTTAGGAACTCCAAATAAAATCAGCATACCTGAAAGATACATACCTGAACAATTACCTCAGTTATCAGCCGAAGAACAAGAACATAGGTTAAGGAAAGTCGAGTCAATTAAGAAAATGCTCTCTGATGCTGCTATCATTAGCAGCAGCTCATCGAATCTCGCCTCAG ATgagaaaaagtttaataaaacacCAAATAGCGTTACCAATAAGGCGACATCAAAAATGATAGAAGAAAAGAAGCAAAGAGAACATTTGCTTCAGTTGAATCAAATACTTGCCAAGCAAGTTATGGAAATGAGCAAAATTGTTGCAG TGAAAGCATTGGCGACGTTGCCGCTCCAGCCTCAGCAGATCAACACAGATGAAGAAGATTCTTCACCTGTGACGCCTTTGCCTCTTTATCAACAACGTGATAACTTTTacagttaa